The genome window AAGAGTCTGCTGATCAAATCTCTGGGAAGTTGCAAACCTCTTGTAAGACTAGAAAACAACCGTCCACCCATCTCTGTCGCCAGAATAACTGAGCCTGAAGAATATGTCTCCATAGAAAGAGAAAATGTAGGGCAGATTTTCTCTTCCGGTGGCGATCTTCAGAAAACATTCCAGCCTTTTACTCCCAGATCAAGCCAGAAGGAGATGGCACTCCAGGTCACAGATGCCCTTAACACTCAGTCATTTCTTATCGCGGAAGCAGGGACCGGGACCGGTAAATCACTTGCCTACCTGATCCCATCAGCTTTCTGGGCACTTGCAAACAACTGCAGGGTAATTGTCTCCACCAGAACACGCAATCTTCAGGACCAGCTTTTCACCAAAGACCTTCCCCTGGTCAAAAGCATTACCGGCGGAAAACTAAAGTTTACAGTACTTAAAGGCAGGAACAATTACATCTGCCTCCACAGATGGAAAAAACTCCTTACAGGTGATGCAGGAAACCTCTCTCCCAGAGAACGCTTCGCAGTCCTGCCGCTTATACCATGGGTAGAAAACACTGCCACAGGTGATATCGAGGAACAAAATCAGTTTAACCCCAAGTGGTTCAATAAGATATGGAATCTTATCTCTGCCGAGAGCCATGAGTGCTGCGGCCGTCACTGCGAATTCTTTCAATCCTGCTTTTTTCATCAGGCAAGGCAGAAAGCACTGGGGTCGCACATAGTAATTATCAACCATTCCCTTTTCTTTTCAGATATCTGCAGCGAAAACTCCTTTCTGGGAAAAAACGGCTCCATAATTTTCGATGAGGCACATCACCTGGAATCCTGCGGCCATCGACATCTACGGGTGGAGCTCGATACCAACAGGCTAAATCTGTTTATCGACATGGTCAACAATCTCGTTCTTAAAATCGGTGACCTTAAAGAGGAAAAAAGTATTTACGAAAACGGAAAAGAGATCAGATCTCTATTAAAGCATTTCCGGAAGAGGTCACAAGGTCTGCTGATGGAGATCGAGGGATGGGTCTATTCTCAGCAAAAAGACCTAACCAGAGATTACCAGGCTGCATATACTGAAAACGCATTCGAGTGCCTGACAGAACCATTTGTCTTTGAGACCGTCCTCAATGAACTGTTCGACAAGCTTCATTCATTGAAACAGGCAATAATCGCCCATCCCGAGGCAAAGCGATTTGATCAGTTGGAATCTGACCTGCAGTCATGCTCTGATAGAGCCTCGCAACTGAAAGCCGATTTCCAGTATCTGATCTCTGCCAGAACTGAGGATCATGTCTTCTGGGTTGAGGGTAACAGGGAAAAGGGTTGGGTAAAGCTCTGCGGTGTTCCCCTTGATATCGGAGGAATGCTTTCAGATGTCTGGAGCAACTGCAACGGAGCAATCGTGTTTACGTCAGCAACGATGTCGATTTCCAAATCCGTGGAATACTTCAAGAACTCCGCCGGCCTTATCCCCCATTCCGGTCGTACATCAACCGGCATTTTTCAAAGCCCTTTCAGTCCCGGTCAGGCAATAGCCGGTGCATTACGAAACAGCCCGGAACCCGACAGCCCTCAGTTCTGTGAATATACTGCTGATGTAATAGTGAAACTGCATTCGGAATTTCAGAAGAATATCCTGGTGCTGTTTACATCCAACACGATGCTCAGTACTGTTTATGATCTCTTGAGAGCGAAACGGCAGGTTGAAAGCGGGAAGCTCCTCGCTCAGGGGATCAGCGGAACAAGGCAGAATATCCTTGAACAGTTCAAACAGAATCAGCGAAGAATTCTTCTAGGCACCGACAGTTTCTGGGAGGGTATAGATGTCCCCGGGGAGGCTTGCGAAATCGTGGTCATCGTCCGCCTTCCATTTCCTGTTCCCACTCATCCTCTCACTCAGGCTATAACAAGCAGGATAGAGCGGATAAAAGGTGAATCCTTTTTCTCCTACTCTGTTCCCGAAGCGGTGATCAAGTTTCGCCAGGGAGCAGGCAGACTTATCCGTACAATCGATGACCGCGGAGCCTTGATTGTTCTCGATAACCGTATCCTCACAAAGGGCTATGGAAAACAGTTTATCCGGTCTATCGATTGTGACTTCAAAGACTTCGAAGGTATTCCCCAGATGATTTCACAGATAAAAAGGTTTTTTGCTTCCGATACGCCTGAACCGGATTCCGGTATTCGCTATGTTCCTCTGGAGGATGCATGAAAAGACTGATCATTACCACCCTTTTCTCTGTTCTTTTTGCCGGGTGCGGAATCTATTCATTTAAAAACACTTCCCTGCCATCACATATAAAAACAGTAGATATCCCATTGATGGAAAACCATTCTCTGGAACCTAATATTGCTGATGAGATTACAAGTGAACTTAACAAGGAAGTTATAAGAAGGAACCTTTTCAAAATCTCCTCGGAAAAGGGCGATGCTACAATTACCGGAAAGATAACCGGTTACGAAAACTCGCCTTATACCTATGGTGTTTCAGGAACCAGAAACGCAGATGTAGACCAGTATGCAGTGAAGATAACCGCTGAAATTGAATTTTTCGACAACAAGGAAAATGTGCCAATTTTCAAAGGCACTATTAATGGCGAGGGTATTTATAATTTCAAGACTGAAACCGAGTTAGCCGGACGGTCATTAGCTATCAAAAATGTTATTCAGCGCCTGCTTGAAAGCTCCATGCAGAGCTGGTAGCTTAAACGGAAATGTAACTATATGAATTTCTTAAAGATGCAAGGACTCGGGAACGATTTCATCCTTACACATGAGGTATCTGCCGGAACAGTGCAATCTGTTGCAAGACAAGCAGTTAAGCTCTGCGACAGGAGATGGGGAATCGGTGCGGATGGGATAATTTTTGTGCTCCCTTCGCAGAAAGCCGACCTCAAGATGCGCATTATAAACAGTGATGGCAGTGAGGCAGAAATGTGCGGAAACGGAATACGCTGCTTTTCTTTGTACGTTAAATTATTGAATTTAAACGACATACCTCAACTTGCAATAGAAACTCCAGCCGGTATAATCAGAACCGA of Fibrobacter sp. contains these proteins:
- a CDS encoding DEAD/DEAH box helicase family protein; translation: MPRLFDLLPENTRKELLAEARARSRPEKRAKGPGKPVKRPPLIVPDFVALDVETTGLDFKHDRIIEIGCIKFVNGRPEEEFSTFINAGVAIPSQITDLTGISEADIKNAPSFPEIVDKLLEFIGNHPLCGHQIEFDATFISEELKRINRPSLNVQLLDTALLSRILLQPLQRFSLKAVSESLNVQLDNAHRALYDARASGEVAVNLVPRISSLPLNIRQTMAACAPGSFFKSLLIKSLGSCKPLVRLENNRPPISVARITEPEEYVSIERENVGQIFSSGGDLQKTFQPFTPRSSQKEMALQVTDALNTQSFLIAEAGTGTGKSLAYLIPSAFWALANNCRVIVSTRTRNLQDQLFTKDLPLVKSITGGKLKFTVLKGRNNYICLHRWKKLLTGDAGNLSPRERFAVLPLIPWVENTATGDIEEQNQFNPKWFNKIWNLISAESHECCGRHCEFFQSCFFHQARQKALGSHIVIINHSLFFSDICSENSFLGKNGSIIFDEAHHLESCGHRHLRVELDTNRLNLFIDMVNNLVLKIGDLKEEKSIYENGKEIRSLLKHFRKRSQGLLMEIEGWVYSQQKDLTRDYQAAYTENAFECLTEPFVFETVLNELFDKLHSLKQAIIAHPEAKRFDQLESDLQSCSDRASQLKADFQYLISARTEDHVFWVEGNREKGWVKLCGVPLDIGGMLSDVWSNCNGAIVFTSATMSISKSVEYFKNSAGLIPHSGRTSTGIFQSPFSPGQAIAGALRNSPEPDSPQFCEYTADVIVKLHSEFQKNILVLFTSNTMLSTVYDLLRAKRQVESGKLLAQGISGTRQNILEQFKQNQRRILLGTDSFWEGIDVPGEACEIVVIVRLPFPVPTHPLTQAITSRIERIKGESFFSYSVPEAVIKFRQGAGRLIRTIDDRGALIVLDNRILTKGYGKQFIRSIDCDFKDFEGIPQMISQIKRFFASDTPEPDSGIRYVPLEDA